The following coding sequences lie in one Aulosira sp. FACHB-615 genomic window:
- a CDS encoding TIR domain-containing protein: protein MNNDSIQKILLLAANPIGSRYLRLGEEMREIEEGLKRSKNRERYSLATAQAVRYRDIHRAILEHEPQIIHFSGHGAGEEGLVFEDETGAAKLVDAEALAGLFQLFSGQLECVVLNACYSQVQAEAIAQHIPYVIGMKKAIGDQAAIEFAVGFYDALGAKKSYEFAYKLGCNAIRIAGISEQDTPTFLKTAQIEPMSVKAQSPQSASSGISTTQFDVFLAHNTQDKPQVRAIALALKQRNIKPWLDEEQIPPGRSFQDEIQQAIPLVKSAAIFIGSQGLGRWQSWELKTFIAECVENKIPVIPVLLPGVNNLPEDLVFLKQLRWVAFSNGVDDEAAINLLAWGITGENLQSREQLQQKPGKIPTKSVLQNIDASQNRRIQSNSPNFFAYDDAWVGRDSLIQELSERIRRHCRLLILVGITGIGKTALGERLAVEVADWFENDWSHYRQENFDDEQQTSDFASVAARWLEKWGELITPDDRKDPQRLLNRLIRHLRENRYLVQMDSLENILQGNEDEGWSDFKDEWWLKFFDGYLKAESCESCFILTSQDLPGQIEEVGTRSQNFWYCQPLSGLEKSEQIALFEKTELDVSPNSTSRTYLERIGSAYEGHPLALRVIAGEIKNKPFNGNVSAYWNRYGNEVEEVEKAIAEAQEGNTFGADDQFKLDRFTKTLRRNVRSRLNKTFKRLQEDAKWAYIMLCETSVYRCAVPEDFWLSHLEDWDRNEDEQRLALDALRDRYLVEQLVDKDQYLLRQHNLIRSLSLECLKQLGEEYE, encoded by the coding sequence ATGAATAATGATTCCATTCAGAAAATCCTACTGTTAGCGGCCAATCCCATCGGCAGTAGATATCTGCGTCTGGGCGAAGAGATGCGGGAAATTGAGGAGGGGCTGAAAAGGTCAAAAAATCGAGAACGGTATTCTCTAGCCACAGCCCAAGCAGTACGCTACCGAGATATTCATAGAGCAATCCTGGAACACGAACCGCAAATAATTCATTTTTCAGGTCATGGGGCAGGAGAGGAAGGTTTAGTTTTTGAGGATGAAACGGGAGCAGCGAAATTAGTAGATGCAGAAGCGTTGGCCGGATTGTTTCAACTGTTTTCAGGGCAACTGGAATGTGTAGTTCTGAATGCTTGTTATTCCCAGGTACAAGCAGAAGCGATCGCGCAACACATTCCCTATGTCATCGGTATGAAGAAGGCGATTGGAGATCAGGCGGCGATTGAGTTTGCCGTAGGGTTTTATGATGCGTTAGGGGCAAAAAAATCCTATGAGTTTGCCTACAAGCTTGGCTGTAATGCGATCAGAATAGCTGGAATATCAGAACAAGATACTCCCACTTTTTTAAAAACTGCCCAGATTGAGCCAATGTCTGTGAAAGCTCAATCCCCTCAAAGTGCTTCTTCTGGTATCTCAACGACTCAGTTTGATGTTTTCTTAGCACACAATACCCAAGATAAACCTCAAGTTAGGGCGATCGCACTTGCACTCAAACAGCGAAATATAAAGCCTTGGCTAGATGAAGAACAAATTCCACCAGGGCGTTCATTCCAAGATGAGATACAGCAAGCAATCCCACTGGTTAAGTCTGCCGCTATATTTATTGGTTCACAAGGGCTAGGACGTTGGCAGAGTTGGGAGTTAAAAACATTCATAGCAGAGTGTGTTGAAAACAAAATCCCTGTAATTCCTGTATTGCTGCCTGGAGTGAATAATTTACCCGAAGATTTAGTGTTTTTGAAGCAGCTAAGATGGGTTGCTTTTTCCAATGGAGTTGATGACGAGGCTGCAATAAATTTATTGGCGTGGGGCATAACTGGAGAAAACCTCCAGAGCCGCGAACAGTTGCAGCAAAAGCCAGGGAAAATCCCAACAAAAAGTGTTCTTCAAAATATAGATGCTTCTCAAAATCGGCGGATTCAGTCAAATTCTCCCAACTTCTTCGCTTATGATGATGCTTGGGTTGGTCGTGATAGCCTGATTCAAGAATTGAGCGAGCGCATTCGTCGTCACTGCCGACTACTAATTTTGGTTGGTATTACAGGAATTGGTAAAACGGCTCTCGGTGAACGACTGGCAGTAGAAGTTGCTGACTGGTTTGAAAATGACTGGTCACATTATCGCCAAGAAAACTTTGATGACGAACAGCAAACTTCCGATTTTGCCAGTGTTGCTGCTCGTTGGCTGGAAAAATGGGGAGAATTGATTACCCCCGATGATCGCAAAGATCCACAACGGCTTCTGAATCGGCTAATCAGACATCTACGAGAGAATCGCTACCTAGTGCAAATGGACTCTCTGGAAAACATTTTGCAGGGAAATGAAGATGAAGGATGGAGCGACTTTAAGGATGAGTGGTGGCTGAAATTCTTTGATGGCTACCTGAAAGCAGAATCCTGTGAAAGCTGTTTTATCCTGACTTCTCAAGATTTACCTGGACAAATTGAAGAAGTGGGTACGCGATCACAAAATTTTTGGTACTGTCAACCCTTAAGTGGTCTGGAGAAATCTGAACAAATTGCTTTATTTGAGAAAACTGAGTTAGACGTAAGCCCTAACTCCACCAGTAGAACGTATTTGGAACGGATTGGTAGTGCATACGAGGGACATCCTTTGGCACTAAGGGTCATAGCAGGAGAAATCAAAAACAAACCCTTTAATGGAAATGTGTCGGCGTACTGGAACAGATATGGCAATGAAGTGGAGGAGGTCGAGAAGGCGATCGCTGAAGCTCAGGAAGGTAATACTTTTGGCGCAGATGATCAATTCAAATTAGATCGGTTTACAAAGACGCTGAGGCGGAACGTGCGATCGCGCCTGAATAAAACCTTCAAGCGGTTGCAAGAAGATGCTAAATGGGCTTACATCATGCTGTGTGAAACCTCAGTCTATCGCTGTGCTGTCCCCGAAGATTTCTGGTTAAGTCACTTAGAGGATTGGGATAGGAATGAAGATGAGCAAAGATTAGCTTTAGATGCGTTGCGCGATCGCTACTTAGTTGAGCAATTAGTGGATAAAGATCAATATTTGTTGAGACAGCATAATTTAATCAGAAGTTTGTCGTTGGAGTGTTTAAAACAATTGGGTGAAGAATATGAATAA
- a CDS encoding tetratricopeptide repeat protein gives MNNQVELEAKTQNDSEKASITPSGEEILALLDIDSTTVKVMKQGIKRTYYRAVINWLSKYKVNPESTNLEKVKGYLEACYHLFELEAWEIALILLSTQLNTFKNQELGIQLGLWGYYREQINLYGKLFGKLNHQIDAICLKSLGIAYRWLTDSREAQNNLNQALAIFHEMGDKQNSAQTLHELGLLQADNGKDLESLTCYNQALILFRELRQYQGIASVLNDIARIYTNQNNYTKVEEIYQEIQKIYDSYLVEEKTKINHAWILYNWGRNLADQCKNLEAILYTNEAFNLFQKLDNRSGIAWSLYSLSILMLNLENNLSAYNYITNALDLFRKLQNKNGIALSCHILGRVAFRQKNYKLVRDCYKENIKIWYESQHLAGVAFALEGFARLAVVLEQPERGARLFGSAEILRDKTQRILPLADLPEYRDSIATLQTLIGETALKTAWDAGRVLSVEQAITEALGSDT, from the coding sequence ATGAATAACCAAGTTGAGTTAGAAGCTAAAACGCAAAATGATTCAGAAAAAGCGAGTATTACTCCTTCTGGTGAGGAAATTTTAGCATTGCTTGATATTGATTCAACTACTGTTAAAGTAATGAAGCAAGGAATAAAGCGGACTTACTATCGAGCAGTTATTAATTGGCTTAGTAAATATAAAGTTAATCCAGAGTCTACTAATTTGGAAAAAGTTAAGGGTTATCTCGAAGCTTGTTACCATTTGTTTGAACTGGAAGCTTGGGAAATTGCGCTTATTCTTCTATCAACTCAACTCAACACATTTAAAAATCAGGAATTAGGTATTCAACTGGGTCTGTGGGGTTATTATAGAGAACAAATCAATCTTTATGGTAAACTTTTTGGCAAGCTAAATCATCAAATAGATGCTATTTGTTTGAAGAGTCTAGGTATTGCATATCGTTGGTTAACTGATTCTAGAGAAGCGCAAAATAACCTCAATCAAGCTCTGGCTATTTTTCACGAAATGGGAGACAAGCAAAATAGCGCACAGACATTGCATGAATTAGGACTTTTACAAGCTGATAATGGAAAAGACTTAGAATCTCTTACTTGCTATAATCAAGCATTGATTTTGTTCCGAGAACTAAGGCAATATCAAGGTATTGCTTCTGTACTTAATGATATAGCCAGAATTTATACTAATCAAAACAATTATACAAAAGTTGAAGAAATATATCAAGAAATTCAAAAAATTTATGATAGTTATCTTGTAGAAGAAAAAACAAAGATTAATCATGCTTGGATACTTTATAATTGGGGAAGAAATCTAGCAGATCAATGTAAAAATTTGGAGGCAATTCTGTACACAAATGAAGCTTTTAATCTATTCCAAAAACTAGATAATCGCTCTGGAATTGCTTGGTCTTTATATAGCTTAAGTATTCTAATGTTGAATCTTGAAAATAATTTATCTGCCTATAACTACATAACAAATGCGTTAGATTTGTTTAGAAAATTACAAAACAAAAATGGTATTGCTTTGTCATGTCATATTTTGGGGCGAGTCGCATTTAGGCAAAAAAATTATAAGCTTGTACGTGATTGCTACAAGGAAAATATAAAAATTTGGTATGAGTCCCAACATCTAGCTGGTGTTGCTTTTGCCTTGGAGGGATTTGCTCGTCTTGCAGTAGTATTAGAGCAGCCTGAACGAGGAGCGCGTCTATTTGGAAGTGCAGAAATCCTGCGTGATAAAACTCAGCGTATTCTTCCGCTCGCCGATCTTCCCGAATATAGAGATAGCATAGCTACTTTGCAGACTCTCATAGGCGAAACTGCCCTCAAAACTGCATGGGATGCCGGGCGAGTATTATCAGTCGAACAAGCAATCACTGAGGCACTTGGAAGTGATACATGA
- a CDS encoding tetratricopeptide repeat protein translates to MDTKKKNQELIDQAQQFINLGEAYYSQEKYAEALNCYQQSLKISQSLPDQRLEAIALLSLGWVYQKLEAEDGQYEQMLASHHQCLEIAQSINDRWLIASSAIALGRTYLELKQYNQAIDYTQQGLEIVQEIHHLSLELNALVGLRQSYEALGQTIPLTVASVIPSGQSVLAELGIKKEDLKVSRHNPYRVHYRAVINWLTKYHPPHDTQNLEQVKGYLESFYHLCEADNWNAASTLISVNLNTPTLEEFHNQLKTWGYYTEQAQLYENLLFKVDPAWDTVCLNGLANVHTARGEYAKAIALQQQHTEIAAANQDPQSQGYALGNIGLNYYYLGQYTDAIDYLQQSLNILQQLQDYRAEQMFLGNLGLVYYGLGNYQQAVTCHQQALELARTHQNRRGEGEALGNLGNAYAGLGDFVKAIEHHQQHLAIAREVGDRQAEGNALGNLGNAYQSLGYATEAIEYHQLSLTIAKELQDRRGQATSFCTLGNAYFSVGNYSQANTSYSQSLQISREIQDRRCESQALTGLGLIDDAQGNHEQAVEYHQQALRIAQEIGDRGSESTMLGHLGNASLGLLDYTKAIQCYQQSLGIAWETDDRDQERLALAGLGDTAFCVGQYEQAFEFYQRSLELAQELQNQRGEVTMLVNLGTTLLQLEQYSQAQQYLLTALEKSKAIHFLANEALVLRSLAELHQKLGQLEQAIKYCNEALAIATELNIPILRDCQDLAAQLSVSILQSNS, encoded by the coding sequence ATGGATACGAAAAAAAAGAATCAAGAACTGATAGATCAAGCTCAACAATTTATCAATTTAGGCGAAGCTTATTACTCTCAAGAAAAATACGCTGAAGCTCTAAATTGCTATCAGCAGAGTTTGAAAATTTCCCAAAGCTTACCTGATCAACGTTTAGAAGCGATCGCCCTACTCAGTTTAGGCTGGGTTTATCAAAAACTGGAAGCCGAAGATGGGCAATACGAGCAAATGCTCGCATCTCATCATCAGTGTTTGGAGATTGCCCAATCCATTAATGATCGCTGGCTAATTGCATCTTCTGCTATCGCTTTAGGACGCACCTACCTGGAACTGAAGCAGTACAACCAAGCAATCGATTATACTCAGCAAGGACTAGAGATCGTCCAAGAAATTCACCACCTATCGCTGGAGTTGAACGCACTGGTGGGATTGCGGCAATCTTATGAAGCTTTAGGACAAACAATTCCACTGACAGTTGCATCAGTCATACCTTCGGGACAATCGGTTCTAGCAGAGTTAGGAATCAAGAAAGAAGACTTGAAGGTAAGCCGACACAACCCGTACCGAGTTCATTATCGAGCAGTAATCAACTGGCTCACCAAGTATCACCCGCCACACGACACTCAGAATCTAGAACAGGTTAAAGGCTATCTGGAATCCTTTTACCATTTGTGTGAAGCAGATAATTGGAATGCAGCCAGCACATTAATATCTGTTAACCTTAATACACCTACACTCGAAGAATTTCACAACCAACTAAAGACTTGGGGTTATTACACAGAGCAGGCTCAACTTTACGAAAACCTCTTGTTTAAGGTCGATCCAGCATGGGATACCGTTTGTTTGAACGGTTTAGCTAATGTTCATACTGCGCGTGGAGAGTATGCAAAAGCGATCGCCCTACAACAACAACATACAGAAATTGCGGCAGCGAACCAAGACCCACAATCGCAAGGGTATGCGCTAGGAAATATTGGACTCAACTATTATTATCTAGGTCAATACACCGATGCAATTGATTATCTCCAGCAAAGTTTAAACATTCTGCAACAGCTTCAAGACTACAGAGCAGAGCAAATGTTCCTTGGCAATTTGGGGCTGGTATACTACGGGCTGGGAAATTACCAGCAGGCTGTTACTTGTCATCAACAGGCGTTAGAACTAGCTCGAACTCATCAAAATCGCCGGGGAGAAGGGGAAGCCTTGGGGAATTTGGGCAATGCCTATGCAGGTTTGGGAGATTTTGTCAAAGCAATCGAGCATCATCAACAGCACTTGGCAATCGCTCGTGAGGTAGGAGATCGTCAGGCTGAAGGAAATGCGTTAGGGAACCTGGGTAACGCTTACCAGAGTTTGGGTTATGCTACTGAAGCTATTGAATATCACCAGTTAAGCCTGACAATTGCTAAAGAACTTCAGGATCGACGTGGGCAAGCAACTTCATTCTGTACACTAGGCAACGCTTACTTCTCAGTGGGTAACTACTCCCAAGCAAATACCTCCTACTCTCAAAGCCTGCAAATTAGCCGGGAAATTCAAGACCGCAGATGTGAAAGTCAGGCACTTACAGGTTTAGGATTAATTGATGATGCTCAGGGGAACCATGAACAGGCAGTTGAGTATCATCAGCAAGCATTGAGGATTGCTCAAGAAATTGGTGATCGCGGTAGTGAAAGCACAATGTTGGGGCATTTAGGCAATGCTTCCCTGGGGCTTTTGGACTATACCAAAGCGATACAATGTTATCAGCAGAGTTTAGGAATTGCCTGGGAAACAGATGACCGAGACCAAGAACGTCTTGCCCTGGCAGGTCTAGGTGACACTGCCTTTTGTGTAGGGCAGTATGAACAGGCATTTGAGTTTTATCAACGAAGTCTGGAATTAGCTCAGGAACTGCAAAACCAACGAGGCGAAGTCACAATGCTGGTTAACTTGGGGACAACTTTGCTACAACTGGAGCAATACTCACAAGCCCAACAGTATTTGCTCACAGCATTGGAAAAATCCAAAGCAATTCATTTCTTGGCAAATGAAGCATTGGTACTGCGGAGTCTTGCAGAATTGCATCAAAAATTAGGACAACTGGAGCAAGCAATAAAATACTGCAATGAAGCACTAGCGATCGCTACTGAGTTGAACATACCTATTCTGCGAGATTGTCAGGATCTAGCAGCGCAACTGTCAGTTTCCATATTGCAAAGCAATTCATAA
- a CDS encoding DNA-binding domain-containing protein yields the protein MVKPQIVVRLPPDLLEKLNKYAQQSGTSKTDVVIGALAQYLECAEALSLNQKISQQEARVATVEALVKIS from the coding sequence ATGGTCAAGCCTCAAATTGTTGTTCGACTGCCACCGGATCTATTGGAAAAACTAAACAAGTATGCCCAACAATCAGGTACATCCAAAACTGATGTAGTGATTGGTGCTTTGGCTCAGTATTTGGAATGTGCCGAAGCATTATCACTAAATCAAAAGATATCCCAACAGGAAGCAAGAGTAGCAACAGTAGAAGCGTTAGTGAAAATTAGTTAA
- a CDS encoding CHAT domain-containing protein, which translates to MPSYDYGWKRFWCPRSSQINLSCGGYLCDPDAEWGHIYNPDLVTFETISGLPCLVLLGEPGIGKSHALEAEQKEIFNKIQQQGGQVLTLNLRAFGNENTLVDELFKSIEFNEWLQGTHQLHIFLDSFDECLLRIDTLATLLIHKFKRYRDNIKRLNLRIACRTAVWPAVLEEGLKEIWGEDKVGIYELAPLRRVDVSQAAEIAGIKDTEAFLEEINKKNVEPLAIKPITLEFLIKTYHRNGGQFPPNQRLHELYFEGCLWLCEERNKSRISSKLKGKFDRQQRLIVAGRIAAITIFGNKSAIWTGIDWGDVPDDDVLKERICHGTENVDGRDFEIKQETVDEVLDTGLFSSRGELSRIGWAHQTYAEFLAAWYLKERQIKLPQILKLIVHPDDSETRIIPQLYETVAWLSSLLAEVFREVMKTDPHVLLQSDVATASDNDKAALVESLLKLHNEEKLTYQYNTWLYQNLNHPKLPDQLLPYICYSTKSINARNVAIDIAEACNVNAVQEYLANVALDPQQHSWIRINAAVAICSVGDEKTKARLKPLALARIQNDEDEQLKGCGLRAVWPGNITAEELFDTLIQPVSKSIGGRYQDFIAREFAEYLQISDLPVALRWLETQVTRRDLGYPFGELSDGIMLKAWEHLNEPDVMRAFARVAFLRLNKHDAIVYDNSYKTISFSQFLKDDIQKRRQLVESIISTIPELEKEPSWLLGYRTAIVFEEDFLWLIECLQKSENKHHQKIWAKLIRWYFRRPELNFEHLDAVLTASQTSLILKKEFESLIEAIELGSLRAQQEQATYLEQQQWLEEDKKQHLLEPPPRERVLEILSQIEAGQPSSWCSLCFELTLEADSTHSGDPFQSSLINLPGWIEAEDSTKERILNAARLYLSDGEPENQAWLGTNNFRYSALLGYQALILLRQQTPNFIFSLSAEEWQKWTAIILAYTNRVKIEDKEHRQELIKQAYQNAPDEFIRVLMLLIDKHNQEHGDIYINSLIVNSWDERLAKAIFDKVQDEKLTDKSIGNLLDDLLKYGFVEAKAFAESLIVSPIPSSGEDRAKAIVAACSLLLYAKDAGWSVVCPAIQEDTAFGREVMENIVFSVEYSGSIEQRLPEKYVADLYIFLTKQYCHSDNENKNIFEEKELKGVEAYLGTPKDSIKTWKNYILQRLQERGTPQACEALRKIIRELPELKDKLQWRLLEAETLARSQTWKPFQPEEILQIITSNNELQGMKTILILSSSPINEARLRLDKEVREIGEGLRRSRKRDQFKLEQKWAVRPDDLRRAMLDFNPQIIHFCGHGSGDDGLVLENDAGNAQLVPTNALASLFKLFAKEGVECVVLNACYAEVQAEAISQHINYVVGMSDEISDDAALKFAVGFYDALGAGRSYEDAYEFGCNAIALEGIPEELTPVLKKKTN; encoded by the coding sequence ATGCCAAGTTACGATTATGGCTGGAAACGGTTTTGGTGTCCTCGTTCAAGCCAGATAAATTTGTCTTGTGGTGGCTATCTGTGTGATCCTGACGCTGAGTGGGGACACATCTATAATCCAGACCTCGTAACTTTTGAAACTATATCGGGTTTACCATGTTTAGTACTTCTAGGTGAGCCAGGGATTGGTAAAAGTCATGCTTTAGAAGCCGAGCAAAAAGAAATTTTCAATAAAATTCAGCAGCAAGGTGGTCAGGTGCTAACCTTGAATCTGCGTGCTTTTGGAAATGAAAATACCCTAGTTGACGAATTATTTAAAAGTATAGAATTTAATGAGTGGCTACAAGGTACTCATCAATTACATATTTTTTTAGATAGTTTTGATGAGTGCTTGTTACGTATAGACACATTAGCAACATTATTAATTCACAAATTTAAACGCTATCGTGATAATATCAAGCGTTTAAATTTGCGTATTGCCTGCCGAACGGCTGTTTGGCCAGCAGTTTTAGAAGAAGGACTAAAAGAAATTTGGGGAGAAGATAAGGTAGGAATTTATGAACTAGCGCCGCTTCGCCGTGTAGATGTTAGTCAAGCAGCAGAAATTGCTGGTATCAAAGATACTGAAGCCTTTCTAGAAGAAATTAACAAAAAAAATGTTGAACCTTTGGCTATCAAGCCTATTACATTAGAATTTCTTATCAAAACTTATCATCGCAACGGCGGTCAATTTCCTCCTAATCAAAGGCTACATGAACTTTATTTTGAAGGATGTCTCTGGCTTTGTGAAGAACGGAATAAAAGCCGCATTTCATCAAAATTAAAAGGAAAATTTGATAGGCAACAGCGTTTAATTGTTGCTGGTAGAATAGCAGCTATTACAATCTTTGGTAATAAATCTGCTATTTGGACTGGTATAGATTGGGGTGATGTTCCAGATGATGATGTACTCAAAGAGAGAATATGCCACGGAACAGAAAATGTTGACGGTAGAGACTTTGAAATTAAGCAAGAAACTGTTGACGAAGTTTTAGACACTGGTTTATTCTCATCTCGTGGTGAATTAAGCCGTATAGGATGGGCGCACCAAACTTATGCTGAGTTTCTAGCGGCATGGTATCTCAAAGAACGTCAGATTAAATTACCTCAAATACTAAAACTTATAGTTCATCCTGATGATTCTGAGACAAGGATCATTCCTCAGTTATATGAAACAGTGGCTTGGCTAAGTAGTCTGTTAGCTGAAGTATTTCGGGAAGTTATGAAGACTGATCCTCATGTATTACTGCAAAGCGATGTTGCTACTGCCAGTGATAATGATAAAGCGGCTCTAGTTGAATCTCTTCTAAAACTGCACAATGAGGAAAAACTAACTTATCAATATAATACTTGGCTATACCAAAATCTAAATCATCCTAAATTACCCGATCAACTTTTACCTTATATTTGTTATTCAACAAAGAGTATTAATGCACGAAACGTAGCAATAGATATAGCAGAAGCTTGTAATGTCAACGCTGTACAGGAGTATCTTGCTAATGTTGCGCTTGATCCTCAGCAACATTCTTGGATTCGCATCAATGCAGCAGTGGCTATATGTAGTGTCGGTGATGAGAAAACCAAAGCAAGATTAAAACCTTTAGCACTTGCAAGAATTCAAAACGACGAAGACGAACAACTAAAAGGCTGTGGACTCCGAGCAGTTTGGCCAGGGAATATCACAGCAGAAGAACTTTTTGACACATTAATACAGCCAGTATCCAAATCTATTGGTGGAAGATATCAGGACTTTATAGCAAGAGAGTTTGCAGAATATCTTCAAATATCGGATTTACCAGTAGCTCTCAGGTGGCTAGAAACACAAGTGACTAGGCGTGACTTAGGTTATCCCTTTGGAGAGTTATCAGATGGAATTATGTTGAAAGCTTGGGAGCATCTGAATGAACCAGACGTAATGAGAGCATTTGCTAGAGTTGCTTTTTTACGATTGAATAAACACGATGCAATTGTATATGATAATTCGTATAAAACAATATCTTTTAGTCAATTTTTAAAAGATGATATTCAAAAGCGTCGTCAACTTGTAGAGTCAATTATCTCTACAATTCCAGAATTAGAAAAAGAACCTTCGTGGTTACTTGGCTACAGAACAGCAATAGTTTTTGAGGAAGATTTTCTATGGTTAATTGAATGTCTTCAAAAATCAGAAAATAAACACCATCAAAAAATTTGGGCGAAATTGATCCGGTGGTATTTTAGACGACCTGAGTTGAATTTTGAGCATCTGGATGCTGTGCTGACAGCAAGCCAGACTAGCTTAATACTTAAAAAAGAGTTTGAATCTCTCATCGAAGCAATTGAGTTAGGCTCACTAAGAGCGCAGCAGGAACAGGCAACATATCTGGAACAACAGCAATGGCTAGAAGAAGACAAGAAGCAACATCTGTTAGAGCCTCCACCCAGGGAACGAGTACTTGAAATTTTGAGTCAAATCGAGGCTGGTCAGCCTAGTAGTTGGTGTTCTTTATGCTTTGAATTAACTCTTGAAGCTGATAGTACTCATTCGGGTGATCCGTTTCAATCGAGTCTGATAAATCTTCCTGGTTGGATTGAGGCAGAGGATTCTACCAAAGAAAGGATTCTAAACGCGGCAAGGCTGTATCTGAGTGATGGTGAGCCAGAAAATCAAGCTTGGCTGGGTACAAATAATTTTCGATACTCTGCATTATTAGGTTATCAAGCATTAATTTTGTTGCGACAACAAACACCAAACTTTATTTTTTCGCTGTCTGCCGAGGAATGGCAAAAGTGGACAGCAATAATTCTTGCATATACTAACAGGGTAAAAATTGAAGACAAAGAGCATCGGCAAGAATTAATCAAGCAAGCTTATCAAAATGCTCCCGATGAATTTATTAGAGTGTTAATGCTACTAATTGATAAACACAACCAGGAACATGGTGATATTTACATTAATAGCTTAATAGTCAATTCTTGGGATGAAAGGTTAGCTAAGGCAATATTTGATAAAGTTCAAGATGAGAAATTAACTGATAAAAGTATAGGCAATTTACTAGATGATTTGCTTAAATATGGATTTGTTGAAGCTAAAGCATTTGCAGAATCTTTAATTGTTTCACCTATTCCTAGTAGTGGTGAAGACAGAGCAAAAGCCATTGTAGCAGCTTGTTCGCTTTTACTCTATGCAAAAGATGCAGGTTGGTCAGTGGTTTGTCCTGCTATTCAGGAAGATACTGCATTTGGGCGAGAAGTTATGGAAAATATAGTATTCTCAGTTGAATATAGTGGAAGTATAGAGCAGCGTTTACCTGAAAAATACGTAGCAGATTTATATATCTTTCTTACCAAGCAATATTGTCACTCAGATAATGAAAATAAAAACATTTTTGAAGAGAAAGAGCTAAAAGGTGTTGAAGCATATTTAGGAACACCAAAAGATAGTATCAAAACATGGAAAAACTATATTCTACAGCGTCTACAAGAACGTGGTACTCCTCAAGCGTGTGAAGCACTTCGTAAAATTATCCGTGAGCTTCCAGAATTAAAAGATAAATTGCAGTGGAGATTACTAGAGGCTGAGACTTTAGCTCGTAGTCAGACATGGAAACCATTTCAACCAGAAGAAATTTTGCAAATTATCACTAGTAACAACGAATTACAAGGTATGAAGACAATTCTTATTTTATCTTCTAGTCCAATTAATGAGGCTAGATTAAGACTTGATAAAGAGGTACGGGAAATTGGTGAGGGATTACGCCGATCTCGCAAGCGTGACCAATTTAAATTAGAACAGAAATGGGCGGTTCGTCCTGATGATTTACGTCGTGCCATGTTAGATTTTAACCCTCAAATTATTCATTTTTGTGGGCATGGTTCAGGAGATGATGGATTAGTCTTAGAAAATGATGCAGGCAACGCACAGCTTGTTCCGACTAATGCTTTGGCCAGCTTGTTTAAATTGTTTGCTAAGGAAGGTGTAGAATGCGTTGTGCTAAATGCTTGTTATGCGGAGGTGCAAGCAGAAGCAATCTCCCAGCACATTAATTATGTAGTTGGGATGAGTGATGAAATTAGCGATGATGCGGCACTTAAGTTTGCAGTTGGTTTTTACGATGCGCTTGGTGCAGGCCGGTCGTATGAAGACGCTTACGAATTCGGCTGTAATGCGATCGCTCTGGAAGGAATACCAGAAGAACTGACTCCTGTTTTAAAAAAAAAGACCAATTAA